One Amaranthus tricolor cultivar Red isolate AtriRed21 chromosome 1, ASM2621246v1, whole genome shotgun sequence DNA window includes the following coding sequences:
- the LOC130818977 gene encoding uncharacterized protein LOC130818977 yields MWKFKPFTQKEQTGLEGRYIDIGNIKVHVKNVIAEGGFSCVYLAKDALNASKQYALKHMICNDQESLDLVTKEIQVFKSLKGHPNIVALESHTILDMGRTKEALLVMEYCEKSLVNVLESRGADFFDEKQVLTIFIDVCNAVFAMHCHSPPIAHRDLKAENLLLGSNGSWKLCDFGSTSTNHKRFEKPEEMGIEEDIIRKHTTPAYRAPEMWDLFRRDLISEKVDIWALGCLLYRICYLKSAFDGESKLQILNGNYRIPDVPKYSAPIIYLIRDMLNSSPECRPDITQVWFRVNEQLPVGSQKSLPDRPPNMCETASNLTEGSRISKTSRASNPVPRRSPPPVPSSEPSNWTNSNPSRSGLTGAASVGSFWSTEHAKDSLVREDRGAPIFDDKSPTLKKDRSPLEKRYSPGTGLSVRESSQVNPMKSGSTTFVNEAFNTFVADFDTAKLSPTATSSGMKSEKDNSLEAEIERLREQLKQAIAEKAEVTSKYEKLTAICRSQRQELQELKQALAAKTPSPKKDVVRNQSSSSNQTATYQRAKTESTVWDKYSTNSESKPRQAFANDANTPTSIVDPPKSVRTRNGHSSKQDVSAGSTNDAWGFGDDKFTAAPATSSRISRPSEGSTSQRFGDSNKFTSKTTTSQPAGWAGF; encoded by the exons ATGTGGAAGTTTAAGCCCTTCACGCAAAAGGAACAAACAGGACTTGAGGGCCGTTATATTGATATTGGTAACATCAAAGTTCATGTCAAGAATGTCATCGCCGAAGGAGGATTCTCCTGTGTTTACTTGGCTAAAGATGCCTTGAATGCATCAAAACAGTATGCTTTAAAACATATGATTTGCAATGACCAGGAGTCATTGGATCTGGTAACGAAGGAGATCCAAGTGTTTAAATCTCTCAAAGGACATCCTAATATAGTTGCACTTGAGTCTCATACTATTTTGGACATGGGTAGGACAAAGGAAGCCCTTCTAGTGATGGAATATTGTGAGAAATCTCTGGTAAACGTTTTGGAGAGTAGAGGAGCTGATTTCTTTGATGAGAAACAAGTCCTAACAATTTTTATAGATGTTTGTAATGCAGTCTTTGCAATGCATTGCCATTCTCCACCGATTGCACACCG TGACTTGAAAGCAGAGAATCTTTTGCTGGGCTCAAATGGATCATGGAAATTGTGCGACTTTGGTAGTACTTCTACCAATCACAAACGTTTTGAAAAGCCTGAAGAAATGGGCATTGAAGAAGACATCATCAGGAAGCATACTACACCTGCTTATAGAGCACCTGAG ATGTGGGATCTGTTCCGAAGAGATCTTATAAGTGAGAAAGTGGACATTTGG GCTCTTGGTTGTTTACTCTACCGTATTTGCTATCTTAAATCTGCATTTGATGGCGAGTCCAAGCTACAGATTCTGAATGGAAATTATCGCATCCCAGATGTACCAAAGTACAGTGCgccaattatttatttaattcgaGACATGCTCAACTCTTCCCCAGAGTGTAGACCAGACATTACACAG GTCTGGTTTCGGGTCAATGAGCAACTGCCAGTTGGATCACAAAAGTCACTACCTGATCGGCCACCCAATATGTGTGAGACGGCTTCAAATTTGACTGAAGGTTCAA GAATCTCCAAGACATCTCGGGCTTCAAATCCTGTGCCTCGTAGAAGCCCGCCACCTGTGCCATCAAGTGAACCATCTAATTGGACAAATTCAAATCCTTCAAGGAGCGGGCTTACAGGGGCAGCAtcagttggttctttttggTCAACCGAGCATGCTAAGGACTCTCTTGTCCGGGAGGACAGAGGTGCACCAATATTTGATGATAAATCTCCAACCCTGAAAAAGGATAGGAGCCCATTGGAAAAACGTTATTCGCCAGGAACTGGTCTTTCTGTGAGGGAAAGCAGTCAGGTTAATCCAATGAAATCTGGTAGTACAACTTTTGTAAATGAAGCCTTCAACACTTTTGTTGCTGATTTCGATACTGCTAAATTGAGCCCAACAGCTACCAGCAGTGGCATGAAATCTGAGAAGGATAATTCCTTGGAGGCTGAGATAGAGAGATTGCGGGAGCAATTGAAGCAAGCCATTGCAGAAAAAGCAGAGGTCACTTCAAAATATGAAAAGCTTACTGCAATATGTCGATCACAACGCCAAGAATTACAGGAGCTGAAGCAGGCTTTGGCTGCTAAAACTCCATCACCAAAAAAAGACGTCGTAAGGAACCAATCATCTTCTAGTAATCAAACCGCCACTTATCAG AGAGCAAAAACCGAAAGTACTGTGTGGGACAAGTATTCCACAAATTCAGAATCGAAGCCACGGCAAGCCTTTGCCAATGATGCTAATACACCGACATCTATAGTTGATCCTCCCAAGTCTGTAAGGACTAGGAATGGTCACTCCAGCAAGCAAGATGTTTCAGCTGGATCGACCAATGACGCATGGGGTTTTGGTGATGACAAATTCACAGCAGCACCTGCTACTAGCTCTCGGATATCTAGACCTAGTGAAGGCAGTACTTCCCAGCGATTTGGGGATTCAAATAAGTTCACGAGCAAGACTACGACTTCTCAACCAGCTGGGTGGGCTGGTTTCTGA